ctggatggatgacctgaggccagttgtatgcaattcaacaaggccaagtgccgggtcctgcacctgggtcacaacaaccccacgcggcgctacaggcctggggaagagtggctggaaaactgcctggtggaaaaggacccgggggtgttggtcaacagccggctgaatatgagccagcagtgtgcccaggtggccaaggtggccaacggcatcctggcctgtatcagaaatagtgtggccagcaggagcagggcagggatcgCCCACCCAGGgatcagcactggtgaggctgcacctcgaatactgtgttcagttttgggcccctcactagaAGAAAGAcgctgaggtgctggagcgtgtccagagaagggcaacgaagctggtgaagggtctggagcacaagtcctatgaggagcagctgagggaactggggttcttcagtctggagaaaaggaggctgaggggagaccttatcactctctacagctacctcaAAGGAGGTTGTACCGAGGTGGGtcttggtctcttttcccaagtaagaagtgacaggatgagaggaaacagccccAAGTTGTGCCacgggaggtttagattggatattaggaaaaatttctccactgaaagggttgtcaagcattggaacaggctgcccaggaaagtggttgagtcaccatccctgggggtatttaaaagacgtgtagacgtgctgcttagggacatggtttagtggtggacttggcagtgttaggttaatggttggacttgatgatcttaaaggtcttttccaacctaaatgattctatgattctacatttCTCAGCTCAGGCAGAATGGAAACTGCAGTGGAAGAGCAGGTAGGCAAATCTGATCTGTAACAGTTACATAAGCTGGACAGCAGAGAGCCACACAAAATCCAACTGTTTTTGAGGGCATCTGTGAACCAGCCACGTTGACGTAGCATACTATGACAGCAGCGACCAACAACAGCCTTCCACCCTGACATCAGCATAGCCAGCAAGCTGGGACTTACCCAGGCAGTCATAAGGAGGGAATGAAGCGTCAGTGGTGTTGGTGGAGGTAGAGCGTAGATGTTGGTGAGACACAGCTCTTTGAACTTCTTGCCAATCAGGCTCAGTACTTTTTTGACTTGTTGCGAAGAGcctggaagacaaaaatcccacagaaagTCTGTAGTACAGATATGCTGAGGACACCCCCACCCCGTGAAGTGCCTTCTGCGCTACATCAacgatttaatttttaatagattgGCCATGTAACCTGATATCAGACCAACATGAGCAACTCAGGCCCCAGTTTCAACAGCGTTAGCCTCCAGTATGAACCCAATTCACTGGCAGATATTTTTCAGCCACAATTAATCTAACATCCTTCACAGTCAAGACCGCACTTGCTGATACACATCCCATAGCTCCTCCTTCAAGCCTGAAGGGATCCTTCAAAACGTGTTGGTTAAACTACAGCAGCCGAAGATGTTAAAATGCATTCTCACCTCTAGAATAAGAGGGTTCAAATGCCAAGGCACAGGCAACTTGGCATACACCTCTACTGTAACAGCACCGATtagaaaagttttgtaaagcacTAGGCTCACAAAGCCACTAAATCTGTTTAAATTCCTTGCCCATCTAATTAAGGCCCCCAAGCTACATATTAGACCATGAATAAAGAGACATTCCGCTTACCTTCAATGTGACAGACTTGGGAGTCACGGAAATAAGGTAGTGTTGAGACATAAATTTTGGCACCAGACGATTGCCTCAAGAAGCTCATAAATTTTCCTTGTTTGCCGATCAAGCGGCCAACTAATTCCTTTATGAAAGTAACAAGAAAGCAACAGTCAGGAAGAGAAACATAGATCAAACAACACCGTTCTCTGTGGCTTATTTCACCCACATTCCCAGTTCCTGTAGCACAGGGCCAGGCAGAATAAGTATAAGGGAATGCTGGACCAGCGCAGAGTTCAGCAGGTCTATGACAAGTCAAGGTAGATACAGATCAGTAAGCACAGCTTGTTTTGATAGATCCGTCTTCGTATCTTGTAGAATGACACAAAGACACGATGGTTTTTACCAGGCCTGGTAAAAGCTACTGTCTTCCTACAGTCAAGTGAAGTCACGTCCTCTCCCAATCTCCtaccatttcttattttaaaaaagcatgctacatgcctttttcattcaaatatgaaatactaagttttagcaatttttaaacaagctaatTAGATTAGATAGGGAGTAGACAAATTCATGGGAGAGTAAACCAGGCTATCATGCCCATTAGACTGCAGAGTCCCAGGACAGCTGTGCGGGATGATGAAGAGATGTCTTTGCATGCCCTATTACTTCTACTCTTTCACTGGCACCTGCCACCACCTACTGTCAGAGACCAGGTACCAGAGCAGAAGTGTTGGGCCCAAGTCAGTATGGATAATCCTATACAATGTAGAGTTGGCTACTTCAAGAAAAGTGACAGCCTGTCTtcatgaaacactgaaacatatttttctgctgtagaaCTGCTTCTTTAGCCTGTGTTTTACTGATCCATTAAAATGCACGTTACACGTCTTCCCTGGGCTCACAGCATCCAAGCACTCGAGGCAGCATGCTTATCCTGCCGGGAGCTGCTGTCTCACATTACTGGCTGTCATTATTCGggtctgctgagcagcagaactgcaagaGCGATGCTGTGCAGGACAGCCACAGATGATTTTGCATAcacaaagcagggaagaaggtaTGAACGTAGTCCTAAAAACACAGTCTCTCTCTCAACGCAAAAGAAAGCTCACTATAAAGACAGAGACACAGCAGCTCTACAGAATAGCTCATACGAGCATTCAGCTTGTGAGGAAGGGTTTGGACAGGCAGTTGAAACATAACCCTCCTACatagcagggggaaaaaaaaaaaaaaaaatcacctgccCTTAATAACTGTGTACCCTCAAAGCCTTCTGAATGCTTTCAGAGCATCGGACTAACAGATTGGGGTGGAAGATAATGGGGAATAATGAGTCCAGCAACCAACATTACCCTGGGCATAACCCTGACATGCCTCTTGTTTACAGGTGTGTACTGGCTCTTTGTTCCTGTTGAGTCCTAACGGGAGCTAAATGCTTAAATCCTCGTTGATTTGTTGTTGATCTCTCTGGGATGGCACTGAGCCAGTACCAGGCTGGAAGAACCAGAAGATGGCTATGTAGGGCAAGGCAGGATGCGCGAGCAGGCCAACGGCTGGTTACCTTTGGAACCTCTATCTCCCAGATAACGACGCCGGACTTGCTGGATTCTCCTCTTAGCTTAGAGTTCTGCCGACTCACTGTCTTCCTCATGGCACAGCCACTGTCCACAAAGTCCACGCTATTTACATCCGAACCTACAAGACATACAGACATGTCAGTATTCAGACAACCCACACAATCCAGCTACCAGACACAAGGccatgaaaatatataatttcataGAGAGGTGACATTGAGCTCTTCCTATGCATTCAGTTGGGATGATCCTGTATCAGGTTCTCTGGTATTTCAGAAAGGGTAAAGTCCCATCACACGCGGCCTGCTACAAGTTTCCTTTTATTGCTGGAGAAAAACCTGCACACCTCTGGGAATGCAACAGAAGGAGGCCCGAGTTCAGCAGGAGTCCTTCAAACATGGTGACACCttatgcagcagcagagacaagacaCTTTAAGTCAAAAGTTACCAGCTGAACGAGAGCTATGCTAACACCaacactgagctgctgctgcagcaaggtattttgcattttccccacATGGTTTAAACAGGGCTTTTCACAGGGAGTTCAGCATGCAGGGAGGGATGTGCAACCTATTCGTCTGCTCTTTGCATTGACATTACATTCCTGCCCCAACGAGGGTTGCACGGTGACCTGAGCACCAGCTGTGCCCACTACTAGCTGTGGTAGAGGATTGTCTCTTGCCCAGATTTGTCATATGCTTGAAGAAACAAGGTGCCAGAGCTGAGCTACGTTTTGTTCCCAAACCATCAGCCGATACCAGGAACATTCGTACTTGGGAAGGGGACAAACTCAAACAGCTTCCTCCTGGTCAGATCCCAGATACAGTCAGTGTAACAAGATCAAGAACAAGAACAAGGCTGATCCTTCCTCCAGATTaacaagcagaaacatgaaGATCCTCACTTGCTTGCAAGAATTCAGATCACCCAGTACAAGACcgaagagaaaaataagcccAACAGCTGCCTCACATTTGCCACATCTTAATAAGTAACACAGCACAGATGCCTCGAAAGTCAAAGGCAAGCAGTGCAGCTGTTTGCAATAGACTTGCTAGACAAGGATGAGGATTTAAGTCTCACAGCCTGGGTGCGAAGGTCAGCTGTAGGACCTCTTATCCAACACAGCCACATTATCAACTTTACCTGCTATACGCCGTCTCCCTACctgtctccctgcagagctttcagCCCTTGTCATCACCAGGCTCCACAACACACCGTTGTACCTTCTCATCGCACCAGCATTCACAACAAGGCAAAACCATTTTCCTCCTGTGGTTACTCTCactagtgaaaatgttttgtgggtTTAATCCTTAATTGTTGGCAAACTCACTCCCCATGTCTCACAACAAGCAGCGTTCCAACTACTTTGTAGCAATTACAAAAGACATCCTGTCATTAAGGGCTGTTGGCGCCACAGGGTCCTATAAAGGATTTTAACATCCATCCCCAAGGTCACACGGGTTAACATTTGCTCAGACAGCTTTGTATTCTGCCAGGCACACATCATCCAGGATCTAGAAGGCAAAAGCAACGCAGAGACAGATGGGGGAACTCCACGAACATTGCTCCCTGTTGGGATTTCTTGGCATGCACCTACCCTTCCAAGCAAAAAGGCTTCAGGGTAATTGGTCTGCAACCAACTGATTTTATCACAGCTCGTCAGAGCACTTCCCTGGTTCATCCAACAGCACCTCAGAAACCTGCCTTACAGCCTCCTTTCGGCAGCAGCCCACAAACACAGATAAGAACCCAGTCCTTACTAGAGGCTGCCCGAACTGAAGCAGAAACCATTTGCATTAGCAGGTCTCAAACCAGCAAGGTGTTCAACAGCCTGGCCTACATCCAGACACAGCCCATTTCACTGGGCTACTCAAGCACATGCTTCGCTTTAGACAATAAGCTTTGTGCTGAATGCAGACCAGTCTGTTCAACCTTTCGTCGTATACCCTGAAGATCACCCAGCTAACACGGGATCCTACAGGGACGGGAATTCTGAGAGCAAATGCATACCCACCTGCACACGAGGCCTAAATATTCATCTACTGGCAAAGGTAAAGATGAAGAGGACTTATCTGAACATGTTCTGAAGCAGAAGGGTTACagcacataaaatatttgttcaccACATTTTCATGGGAGCATTTTCAAATCCCTTACCTCCTGAGCGATCTCCATccacctctgctgccctgcGACGCTCATGATTCAAGCCTGGACCATCCTCCACGATTCCCAAAGACTCTCGTGTCAGTGTCGCTGATGCTGATGGCCACTGATCTTGGTTTGCACTAGAGCTTGAATCCTGTACAAGGCTCAGCGCAGCACTGCCGTGACACTCTGTGCTCTTTGAGatcagagggagagaaacacaAGCAGGGACACCGCTTTCATCTTGAGATCCTGTCGTTTCTAGTTTTTCACTGTCGTCCTCAAGGGTGCTGGGCTGCGTTGTCACTACTGACAGGTCTGGAAGGTCCTGTGAGAGATCTAGCCTCTCGTGAGTTTGAGACAGAAGAGAGGGCGTCGTCGAccctgctgagagcagggaggTCGAGGTTTCGTTCTCTCGGCATTCCTCTTCTGACGAGAGAGGCAGTCTTCGAGGAACACATGCTTCTGTTTTGGGTGGTGAATCATTCTCTGGcgcttcttcctgctgctcttcttcagTGGCTATTGCTTGTTTATCGTGATagcttgcatgcttttttctaCGGGAATAGATCCACCAGCAGCCAACAAGTGCCAGCACTCCAGGTATGGCATATGGGATAATATTGCGGAAACGTGAAGCCATTTTACAGATCCTTAGCAATTATgtctagaagaagaaacaaaagccatgttACAATAGTCACAGGAAAGGTAACAGCAAGGCTAAAGTTTCATAAATGCCTTGAGGTATTTCTATTAGCATGAACAGACTCGTTTTCTAGCCACTCCTTAAATTCACATCTCTGCTCCACCAACAGACCACAGAACAAGATCCTGACCTAAGACTAGGAATATCTGGACATTTCTCACCATTACGCTCACCAATTTCACCTTATCCCACCTTTACATGTAAAAcaatttcaccttctttctcctgcctcaCCTTCGCAGGTCAGTACTACACACAAGGACAGCATCCGGCACTGCAAGTCTCTCCAGCATCAGGCTGGGTTCACAGCACAGCGGTACCACCAGCACTCCGAGACACAGACTTGACACGCTGCAGGTCTCCCCACTTCTCTGCTTGAAAGGCAGCACCACATTCCTGAGAGTTTCATAGGTTGACAACACGCACTTCTC
The genomic region above belongs to Buteo buteo unplaced genomic scaffold, bButBut1.hap1.1 HAP1_SCAFFOLD_270, whole genome shotgun sequence and contains:
- the LOC142028344 gene encoding A-kinase anchor protein 1, mitochondrial-like, with the protein product MASRFRNIIPYAIPGVLALVGCWWIYSRRKKHASYHDKQAIATEEEQQEEAPENDSPPKTEACVPRRLPLSSEEECRENETSTSLLSAGSTTPSLLSQTHERLDLSQDLPDLSVVTTQPSTLEDDSEKLETTGSQDESGVPACVSLPLISKSTECHGSAALSLVQDSSSSANQDQWPSASATLTRESLGIVEDGPGLNHERRRAAEVDGDRSGGSDVNSVDFVDSGCAMRKTVSRQNSKLRGESSKSGVVIWEIEVPKELVGRLIGKQGKFMSFLRQSSGAKIYVSTLPYFRDSQVCHIEGSSQQVKKVLSLIGKKFKELCLTNIYALPPPTPLTLHSLLMTAWLFLPDGVSVEVVVANQVDAGHMFLQQHTHPTFHGLRSLDQQMYACYSQLEIPTLPTPVEVGIICAAPGLDGAWFRAQVISYFEETGEVELRYVDYGGYDKVKIDTLRQIRSDFLSLPFQGAEVLLDNVVPLPDEDHFSPEADAAVSEMTKGAVLVAQVTNYDSATGLPLIQLWNLTGDEVVSVNRSLVERGFAQWLNY